One Bradyrhizobium sp. ISRA464 genomic window carries:
- a CDS encoding CYTH and CHAD domain-containing protein, producing MAIETELKFRVPAQKLKALVRPRIAGSRSGEPSEGDLVSTYFDTAKRKLKRRGFTLRIRQDGGRHVQTIKSAGGVGFGRGEWESELEDSEPDLGKAEGTPLDAFASRKLRHELKPIFETSVRRITVPLRTKQSEIELAIDRGHTTAGHRSRPIEEIELELKSGLPLDLFRLARALERKVGAELDLRSKSDHGYELAGDDEHFVVSAESIVLDPEFTAGEAFRVIARSTFRHFSLNADAVREGEPEGIHQMRVGLRRLRAAISLFSKILAGPSTEEAKGQLKWLTNELAPARELDVFVKQEIEPASHDALLRRGGKAIRQEFSRRRDRAFARARTAVNSTHYRVMLIDTLQWIEARQTIAAEDEGGPIGKFAAALLHRRIRKLRKDGRRLNGMSAGERHKVRIRTKKIRYAIDFFESLFSGKREQRQLARQSKHLKRIQDALGSLNDFAAHRKLAVDAALKAPHRKERVRAFASGVVLGREEQAAKPLIMAAAKEVRGLAKF from the coding sequence ATGGCCATCGAGACGGAGCTCAAATTCCGCGTTCCCGCCCAGAAGCTGAAGGCGCTGGTGAGGCCGCGGATTGCCGGCAGCAGGAGCGGTGAACCGTCCGAAGGCGATCTGGTCTCGACCTATTTTGATACCGCCAAACGCAAGCTGAAGCGGCGCGGCTTCACGCTGCGGATACGCCAGGATGGCGGCAGACATGTCCAGACGATCAAGTCGGCAGGTGGCGTGGGGTTCGGTCGCGGCGAGTGGGAGAGCGAGCTTGAGGATAGCGAGCCAGATCTCGGCAAGGCTGAAGGTACGCCGCTCGACGCGTTCGCATCAAGGAAACTGCGTCACGAGCTGAAGCCCATCTTCGAAACGTCGGTGCGGCGGATCACCGTGCCGCTGCGCACGAAGCAGAGCGAGATCGAGCTCGCCATCGATCGCGGGCACACCACCGCCGGACATCGCTCGCGCCCGATCGAGGAGATCGAGCTCGAGCTGAAGAGCGGGCTGCCGCTCGACCTGTTCCGCCTCGCGAGAGCGCTGGAGCGGAAGGTAGGGGCCGAACTCGACCTGCGCTCGAAATCCGACCACGGATACGAGCTTGCCGGCGACGATGAGCATTTCGTCGTCTCGGCCGAGAGCATCGTGCTGGACCCCGAGTTCACGGCTGGCGAGGCGTTTCGGGTGATCGCCCGCTCGACGTTCCGCCACTTCTCGTTGAACGCCGATGCGGTCCGCGAGGGCGAACCGGAAGGCATTCACCAGATGAGGGTCGGCCTGCGCCGGTTGCGAGCGGCGATCTCGCTGTTCTCAAAAATCCTCGCCGGGCCGAGCACGGAAGAGGCCAAGGGGCAACTGAAGTGGCTGACCAACGAGCTTGCGCCGGCGCGCGAGCTGGATGTTTTCGTCAAGCAGGAGATCGAGCCCGCCTCGCACGATGCCCTGCTGCGGCGTGGCGGCAAGGCGATCCGGCAGGAGTTTTCCAGGCGCCGCGACCGTGCCTTCGCGCGCGCGCGGACGGCAGTCAACTCGACACACTATCGCGTCATGCTGATCGATACGCTGCAATGGATCGAGGCGAGGCAGACGATCGCCGCAGAGGACGAAGGGGGCCCGATCGGCAAATTTGCTGCCGCGCTGCTCCATCGCCGCATCAGAAAGTTGCGCAAGGACGGCAGGCGTCTCAACGGGATGTCCGCGGGGGAGCGGCACAAAGTGCGCATCAGGACCAAGAAGATCAGGTATGCGATCGATTTCTTCGAAAGCTTGTTCTCCGGCAAGCGCGAGCAAAGGCAGCTTGCGCGACAGTCAAAGCACCTGAAGCGGATCCAGGACGCGCTCGGCTCGCTCAATGATTTCGCCGCGCATCGCAAACTGGCGGTGGATGCTGCACTCAAGGCGCCGCATCGGAAGGAGCGTGTCCGCGCCTTTGCGTCGGGCGTGGTGCTTGGCCGCGAGGAGCAGGCGGCCAAGCCGCTGATCATGGCTGCGGCCAAGGAAGTGCGCGGACTGGCGAAGTTTTGA
- the leuB gene encoding 3-isopropylmalate dehydrogenase has product MSTQSNMIKVAVVGGEGIGPEVTAQSRRILDWFAAKRGVPMTLREAQYGLIPYLATGKVLPEDTVEAMDEADAILWGATGGPETKEVPAAARKAGSLLGLRSKYDLYANLRPIMASPALAASAPLKPEVLDGVDFVIIRELTSGIYFGEPRGIETLPDGQRRGFNTEQYTTNQIRRVARSAFELARTRRGKVCSVDKANVLETSVVWREEMTALHKEEFSDVELTHLYVDNAAMQIVREPRQFDVMVTGNIFGDILSDCAAMASGSLGMLPSASFGPVDRYGRRNALYEPVHGSAPDIAGKGIANPLGSILSVAMLLRLTLNRPDDADLLEKAVQTALASGARTADIAEAGAKKLSTVEMGDAVLRALDQVAAKEHA; this is encoded by the coding sequence ATGAGTACGCAATCCAACATGATCAAGGTCGCCGTGGTCGGCGGCGAGGGCATCGGTCCCGAGGTCACCGCGCAGTCGCGCCGGATCCTCGACTGGTTCGCGGCGAAGCGCGGCGTGCCGATGACGTTGCGCGAGGCGCAGTATGGGCTGATCCCGTATCTTGCGACCGGCAAGGTGCTGCCGGAGGACACGGTCGAAGCGATGGACGAGGCCGACGCGATCCTGTGGGGCGCGACCGGCGGACCGGAGACCAAGGAGGTGCCGGCGGCCGCGCGCAAGGCCGGCAGCCTGCTCGGCCTGCGCAGCAAATACGATCTCTACGCAAATCTTCGGCCGATCATGGCGAGCCCGGCGCTTGCGGCCTCCGCGCCGCTCAAGCCCGAGGTGCTCGACGGCGTCGACTTCGTCATCATCCGCGAGCTTACGAGCGGCATCTATTTCGGCGAGCCACGCGGCATCGAGACGCTGCCTGACGGACAGCGGCGCGGCTTCAATACCGAGCAATACACCACCAATCAGATCCGCCGCGTCGCGCGGTCGGCGTTCGAGCTGGCGCGGACGCGGCGGGGTAAGGTTTGCTCGGTCGACAAGGCCAATGTGCTCGAGACCAGCGTGGTCTGGCGCGAGGAGATGACCGCGCTGCACAAGGAAGAGTTCTCCGACGTCGAGCTGACCCATCTCTATGTCGACAACGCCGCGATGCAGATCGTGCGCGAGCCGCGGCAGTTCGACGTGATGGTCACGGGCAACATCTTCGGCGACATCCTATCCGACTGCGCGGCGATGGCCTCCGGTTCACTCGGCATGCTGCCGTCGGCCTCGTTCGGACCGGTGGACCGCTACGGCCGGCGCAACGCGCTCTATGAGCCGGTGCACGGCAGCGCGCCCGACATCGCGGGCAAGGGCATCGCCAATCCGCTCGGCTCGATCCTCAGCGTCGCGATGCTGCTGCGCCTGACGCTGAACCGTCCCGACGACGCCGACCTCCTGGAGAAGGCGGTGCAGACCGCGCTCGCCTCCGGTGCGCGGACCGCCGATATCGCCGAGGCAGGCGCGAAGAAGCTCTCGACCGTCGAGATGGGCGATGCGGTGCTGCGCGCACTCGACCAGGTCGCCGCAAAGGAGCACGCATGA
- the leuD gene encoding 3-isopropylmalate dehydratase small subunit, which yields MPKPFNRLTATAAPIMRSNIDTDVIIRIERLVGNSIRGTLGKWAFGSLRYLPDGSENPDFILNREPYRQAEILVTGPNFGCGSSREGAVWSLQEMGIRAIIGSGFGDIFFANCFQNGILPIVVDKAVVDSLAADIEATQGAGKVSIDLEAQTIVSPSGQRHTFEIDPRRREGLLKGLDEVALTLQRDDEIHAFQASDRAARPWIHFARTPA from the coding sequence ATGCCGAAGCCGTTCAACAGGCTGACCGCGACAGCCGCGCCGATCATGCGCAGCAATATCGATACCGACGTGATCATCCGCATCGAGCGGCTGGTCGGCAACTCGATCCGCGGCACGCTCGGCAAATGGGCGTTCGGCTCGCTGCGCTATCTGCCCGATGGTTCCGAGAATCCGGATTTCATCCTCAACCGCGAGCCCTACCGCCAGGCGGAGATATTGGTTACCGGTCCGAATTTCGGCTGCGGCTCATCGCGCGAGGGCGCGGTGTGGTCGCTGCAGGAGATGGGCATCCGCGCCATCATCGGCTCGGGCTTTGGCGACATCTTCTTCGCCAACTGTTTCCAGAACGGAATCTTGCCCATCGTCGTCGACAAGGCGGTGGTGGATTCGCTCGCGGCGGATATCGAGGCGACGCAGGGCGCGGGCAAGGTCTCGATCGATCTCGAGGCCCAGACCATCGTCTCGCCGTCCGGCCAGCGCCACACGTTCGAGATCGATCCGCGGCGGCGCGAAGGGCTGCTGAAGGGACTCGATGAGGTCGCGTTGACCTTGCAGCGCGATGATGAGATCCATGCTTTCCAGGCTTCCGACCGCGCGGCGCGGCCCTGGATTCATTTTGCAAGAACACCGGCATGA